Below is a window of Leucobacter sp. Psy1 DNA.
GCACCGATGATGGCGCCGGCAGCCTGCACCTTGCCGTCGCGGATCTTCTCGAGCACGTCGGGCTGCTGCGCGAGCGCCGCGTCGATTGCCTCGATCAGCGGACCGTCGTCGGAGACGATCGCGAGCCCTCTGGCCTCGACGATCTCGGCGGCCGTCCCCTCGCCGTCGATGATCCCGTGGATCACCTGGCGCGCGAGTTTGTCATTCAGGGTGCCCGCATCGACGAGCTCGGTCACCGACACGATCTGCTCTGGAGTGATCAGATCGACGGCTTCGACGCCGCGCTCGTTCGCGATGCGCGCGATCTCCCCCGTCCACCACTTACGGGCGATCTGAGGAGCGGCACCCGCCGCGACCGTCGCTTCGATCGGCTCGAGCAGGCCGGCGTTCACCACGTCCTGGAACTCGAGCGCCGAGAATCCCCAGCTCTCACGGAGGCGACGACGACGCAGTGTGGGGTGCTCAGGCAAAGCTGCACGGAGCTCCTCCACCAGTTCGCGCGACGGAGTCAACGGTGCGAGGTCCGGTTCCGGGAAGTAGCGGTAGTCGTCGGCGTCGGACTTCGGACGACCGGCCGATGTGGCGCCCGTGTCCTCGTGCCAGTGACGGGTCTCCTGCGTGATGGTTCCGCCCTCGGAGAGGATCTGCGCCTGACGCTGGATCTCGTACCGCACGGCGCGTTCGATCGAGCGCAACGAGTTCACGTTCTTGGTCTCGGTGCGGGTGCCGAGCACGCTCATCCCTGCGTCCTCGTTGCCTCTCGGTCGCAGGGACACGTTGGCATCGCAGCGGAGGTTGCCCCGTTCCATGCGCGCATCGGAGATGCCGAGCGCGAGCACGATATCGCGAATCGTCGAGACGTACGCCGCCGCGATCTCCGGGGTGTCAGCCTCTCCGCCGAAGATCGGCCGGGTGACGATCTCGACGAGCGGCACTCCGGCGCGGTTGTAGTCCACGAGCGAGTACTCCGCACCCTGGATGCGTCCCGTCGAGCCGCCGACGTGGTTCAGCTTGCCG
It encodes the following:
- the gatB gene encoding Asp-tRNA(Asn)/Glu-tRNA(Gln) amidotransferase subunit GatB; its protein translation is MAQAKLMDFEEALARFEPVIGLEVHVELNTRTKMFSPAPNVFGSEPNTNLAPVCLGLPGSLPVINEEAVRSSISLGLALQCEIAEHSGFARKNYFYPDMGKNYQISQYDDPIAHDGSVEIEIASGRVVHVPIERAHMEEDAGKLNHVGGSTGRIQGAEYSLVDYNRAGVPLVEIVTRPIFGGEADTPEIAAAYVSTIRDIVLALGISDARMERGNLRCDANVSLRPRGNEDAGMSVLGTRTETKNVNSLRSIERAVRYEIQRQAQILSEGGTITQETRHWHEDTGATSAGRPKSDADDYRYFPEPDLAPLTPSRELVEELRAALPEHPTLRRRRLRESWGFSALEFQDVVNAGLLEPIEATVAAGAAPQIARKWWTGEIARIANERGVEAVDLITPEQIVSVTELVDAGTLNDKLARQVIHGIIDGEGTAAEIVEARGLAIVSDDGPLIEAIDAALAQQPDVLEKIRDGKVQAAGAIIGAVMKAMRGQADAARVRELVLERAQ